A window of Candidatus Pantoea floridensis contains these coding sequences:
- the astB gene encoding N-succinylarginine dihydrolase: protein MKAFEANFDGLVGLTHHYAGLSFGNEASTRNQLQPSNPRLAAKQGLLKMKTLADMGYVQGVIPPHERPNLPLLRQLGFSGSDEQVLAQAAKQAPQLLSSASSASAMWVANAATVSPSADSADGRVHFTVANLNNKFHRAIEAPETADLLRAIFRDTQHFSVHDALPQVAQFGDEGAANHNRFGADYGEAGVQLFIYGRDGQQQGATPARYPARQTREASEAVARLHQLNPERTLFAQQNPAVIDQGVFHNDVIAVSNQQVLFCHQDAFVNQPQLLNDLAARVSGFQPIEVPRDSVSVSDAVNTYLFNSQLLQRAEGGMLLVLPEESRQHAGVWRYLSELVESGGPIRELSVFDLRESMFNGGGPACLRLRVVLTEAERQALNPAVLMNDRLFATLNDWVDRHYRDRLTQADLADPQLLREGRIALDELTQLLDLGSVYAFQR from the coding sequence ATGAAAGCGTTTGAAGCCAACTTTGATGGATTGGTCGGTTTGACGCACCATTATGCCGGGCTGTCGTTTGGTAATGAGGCGTCGACGCGCAATCAGCTGCAACCTTCGAATCCGCGTTTGGCGGCGAAACAGGGGTTGCTGAAGATGAAAACGCTGGCTGATATGGGCTACGTGCAGGGGGTCATCCCGCCGCATGAGCGTCCTAATCTGCCGCTGCTGCGTCAGCTTGGCTTTAGCGGCAGCGATGAGCAAGTGCTGGCGCAAGCGGCAAAGCAGGCACCGCAACTGCTTTCGTCGGCTAGCTCGGCTTCAGCTATGTGGGTGGCGAATGCCGCTACGGTTTCTCCCTCGGCTGACAGCGCCGATGGTCGCGTCCACTTCACCGTCGCCAACCTCAATAACAAATTCCATCGCGCTATCGAAGCGCCGGAAACGGCCGATCTTTTGCGCGCCATTTTCCGCGACACGCAGCACTTCAGCGTGCACGATGCGTTACCACAGGTGGCGCAGTTTGGTGATGAAGGTGCGGCGAATCATAATCGCTTTGGCGCTGACTATGGTGAAGCTGGCGTGCAGTTGTTTATCTATGGTCGTGATGGCCAGCAGCAGGGTGCCACACCTGCACGCTATCCGGCACGGCAAACGCGTGAGGCCAGCGAAGCGGTGGCGCGTTTGCATCAGCTTAACCCTGAGCGCACGCTGTTTGCCCAGCAGAATCCAGCGGTTATTGACCAGGGCGTATTCCATAACGATGTGATTGCGGTGAGTAATCAGCAGGTGCTGTTCTGCCATCAGGATGCATTTGTTAATCAACCGCAACTGCTCAACGATCTCGCCGCGCGCGTCAGCGGTTTCCAGCCGATTGAAGTGCCGCGTGATAGCGTCTCGGTTAGCGATGCAGTAAATACGTATTTGTTTAACAGCCAGCTGTTACAACGTGCTGAGGGTGGCATGCTGCTGGTGCTGCCGGAAGAGTCGCGTCAACATGCTGGCGTGTGGCGCTATCTCAGTGAGCTGGTGGAGAGCGGCGGCCCCATTCGTGAACTTAGCGTGTTTGACCTGCGAGAAAGTATGTTTAACGGTGGCGGTCCAGCATGTTTACGCTTGCGCGTGGTGTTAACGGAAGCTGAGCGCCAGGCGCTGAATCCAGCCGTACTGATGAACGATCGTCTGTTCGCCACATTGAATGATTGGGTTGACCGTCACTATCGCGATCGCTTAACCCAGGCGGATTTAGCCGATCCGCAGCTTCTGCGTGAAGGGCGCATTGCGCTGGATGAGCTGACGCAGCTGCTAGACTTAGGCAGTGTCTACGCGTTTCAGCGTTAA
- the astD gene encoding succinylglutamate-semialdehyde dehydrogenase, which translates to MTHFINGQWVTGGADALSKNNPVTGETLWQGKAASGEQVAAACEAARAAFPQWARMPFTQRQERVERFARLLESHKTALAETIAQETGKPRWETLTEVQAMINKIAISIKAYHSRTGEQAEGESSLRHRPHGVLAVFGPYNFPGHLPNGHIVPALLAGNCVVFKPSELTPKTAEKTVELWQQAGLPAGVIALVQGGRETGQALANASQIDGLLFTGSAATGYHLHRQFAGQPEKMLALEMGGNNALIVDDPADRDGAVHIAIQSAFITAGQRCTCARRLLVKRGAAGDAFLQRLVEVSARLQPGAWNAEPQPFMGSVISPAAAGQIFAAWQQHVERGGKVLLAMHWPDRDSAIITPGIIDVTDVADLPDEEVFGPLLQVIRYDSFEQAIAIANNTRYGLSCGLISPQRAQFDQLLLEARAGIVNWNKPLTGAASTAPFGGIGASGNHRASAWYAADYCAWPMASLESPSLAMPASLSPGLDFSPQGAK; encoded by the coding sequence ATGACGCATTTTATTAATGGTCAATGGGTGACCGGCGGCGCTGACGCCTTGAGCAAAAACAATCCGGTTACCGGCGAGACACTGTGGCAGGGCAAGGCCGCCAGCGGTGAGCAAGTAGCGGCAGCCTGTGAAGCGGCGCGCGCGGCGTTCCCGCAGTGGGCGAGAATGCCTTTTACGCAGCGTCAGGAACGGGTAGAGCGCTTTGCGCGTTTACTCGAAAGCCATAAAACCGCGCTGGCGGAAACCATCGCGCAGGAAACCGGCAAGCCGCGCTGGGAAACCCTGACGGAAGTGCAGGCGATGATCAATAAAATTGCCATTTCAATTAAGGCTTACCACAGTCGCACCGGCGAGCAGGCGGAAGGTGAAAGCTCACTGCGCCATCGTCCACACGGCGTGCTGGCGGTGTTTGGTCCTTACAATTTCCCCGGCCATCTGCCAAACGGTCATATTGTACCTGCGCTGCTGGCAGGTAACTGTGTGGTGTTTAAGCCGAGCGAACTGACGCCTAAAACCGCCGAAAAAACCGTTGAGCTGTGGCAGCAAGCGGGATTACCCGCAGGAGTGATTGCGTTGGTGCAGGGCGGCCGTGAAACGGGTCAGGCGCTGGCGAATGCGTCACAAATTGATGGCCTGCTGTTTACCGGCAGCGCCGCCACTGGATACCACCTGCATCGTCAGTTTGCCGGCCAGCCGGAAAAAATGCTGGCGCTGGAGATGGGCGGCAACAACGCGTTGATTGTCGACGATCCTGCCGATCGCGATGGCGCGGTGCATATTGCCATTCAGTCGGCCTTTATTACTGCTGGACAACGTTGCACCTGTGCGCGCCGTCTGCTGGTGAAGCGGGGTGCGGCAGGTGATGCCTTCCTGCAACGTTTAGTCGAGGTGTCCGCACGCCTGCAGCCTGGCGCGTGGAACGCCGAGCCGCAGCCATTTATGGGCAGCGTCATCTCGCCAGCGGCGGCCGGACAGATTTTTGCCGCCTGGCAGCAGCACGTTGAACGCGGCGGCAAAGTGTTACTGGCGATGCATTGGCCGGATCGTGACAGCGCAATCATCACCCCGGGCATTATTGATGTGACGGATGTTGCTGACCTCCCCGATGAGGAGGTGTTTGGTCCGCTGCTGCAGGTGATTCGCTATGACAGCTTTGAACAGGCGATTGCTATCGCCAATAACACTCGCTATGGCTTGTCATGCGGCTTGATTTCACCGCAGCGCGCGCAGTTTGATCAACTGTTACTGGAGGCGCGCGCCGGGATTGTTAACTGGAACAAACCGCTCACCGGAGCGGCCAGCACCGCGCCATTTGGTGGCATTGGTGCCTCGGGCAACCACCGCGCCAGTGCGTGGTATGCAGCAGATTACTGCGCCTGGCCGATGGCCTCGCTGGAAAGTCCAAGTCTGGCAATGCCTGCCAGCTTGTCGCCGGGACTCGATTTCTCGCCACAGGGAGCAAAATAA
- the astA gene encoding arginine N-succinyltransferase has protein sequence MMVIRPVERDDLAQLLSLAGKTGGGLTSLPADSDTLKARIERSLLTWQGALPRAEQGYVFVLADSEDNRAVGICAIEVAVGLQDPWYNFRVGTQVHASKELNVYASLPTLSLSNDHTGSSEMCTLFLDPDYRDGKNGHLLSKSRFLFMANFRDRFMKRVVAEMRGVSDDNGHSPFWDSVGSRFFSMEFSKADFLSGTGQKAFIAELMPKHPLYIHYLSEAAQKVIGEVHPKTAPARAVLEAEGFRYLNYVDIFDGGPTLECEIDRIRAIRKSRLLHAAEGEAEESWPLCLVANADYQHFRVAMLPVDIASGVVRLNERQRTALHCNNGDELRVVTLCREEKKA, from the coding sequence ATGATGGTCATTCGCCCCGTCGAACGTGACGATCTTGCGCAGTTATTGTCGCTGGCGGGCAAAACTGGAGGCGGCTTAACCTCGCTGCCTGCGGATAGCGATACGCTTAAAGCCCGCATTGAGCGGTCGCTGCTCACCTGGCAAGGCGCGCTGCCGCGTGCCGAACAAGGCTATGTGTTCGTGCTGGCCGACAGCGAAGACAATCGCGCCGTCGGCATCTGTGCCATTGAGGTCGCCGTTGGCTTGCAGGATCCCTGGTATAACTTCCGCGTGGGGACGCAGGTGCATGCCTCGAAAGAACTTAACGTTTACGCCAGTTTACCCACGCTATCGCTGAGCAACGATCACACCGGCAGCAGCGAGATGTGTACCCTGTTTCTCGATCCCGATTACCGCGATGGCAAGAATGGTCATCTGCTATCGAAATCGCGCTTTCTGTTTATGGCTAACTTCCGCGATCGCTTTATGAAACGTGTTGTTGCGGAGATGCGTGGCGTCAGCGATGACAACGGGCATTCGCCATTTTGGGATAGCGTAGGTAGCCGCTTCTTCTCCATGGAGTTCAGTAAAGCGGACTTCCTCAGCGGCACCGGACAGAAAGCGTTTATCGCCGAGCTGATGCCGAAACATCCGCTCTACATTCACTACCTGTCTGAAGCAGCGCAAAAAGTGATTGGCGAGGTGCACCCCAAAACGGCGCCGGCGCGCGCGGTGCTGGAGGCAGAAGGATTCCGCTACCTCAACTATGTCGACATTTTTGACGGCGGCCCCACGCTGGAGTGCGAAATCGATCGCATCCGCGCCATTCGCAAGAGTCGGCTACTGCATGCCGCCGAGGGAGAAGCCGAGGAGAGCTGGCCGCTTTGCCTGGTGGCCAATGCAGATTACCAACATTTCCGGGTAGCGATGCTGCCGGTAGATATCGCTTCCGGCGTGGTGCGTCTTAATGAGCGCCAGCGCACGGCGCTGCACTGTAACAATGGCGATGAGCTGCGTGTGGTCACGCTGTGTCGCGAGGAGAAAAAAGCATGA
- a CDS encoding aspartate aminotransferase family protein, whose product MSLQVSRHDFDQWMMPVYAPAAFVPVRAEGSTLWDQQGKEYIDFAGGIAVNALGHAHPALQQALTEQAGKLWHTGNGYTNEPILRLAKQLIDATFADRVFFCNSGAEANEAALKLARKTAHDRFGAEKNGIVAFKNAFHGRTLFTVTAGGQPAYSRDFSPLPPAIDHAVFNDLASAAALINDQTCAVIVEPIQGEGGVLPADPSFLRGLRELCDKHHAVLIFDEVQSGVGRTGSLYAYMHYGVTPDVLTTAKALGGGFPIGAMLTREDLAQVMGVGTHGTTYGGNPLAGAVAGKVMELINQPDFMAGVAERHQWFVAALQELNQRLPVFKEVRGLGLLIGAVLNDDFAGKAKQFNLTAAEEGVMVLIAGANVVRFAPALNISEREVKEGLARFERACERVLKGATS is encoded by the coding sequence ATGTCACTGCAGGTTTCGCGTCACGATTTCGATCAATGGATGATGCCGGTTTATGCTCCGGCGGCTTTTGTACCGGTACGCGCTGAGGGCTCGACGCTGTGGGATCAGCAGGGAAAAGAGTATATCGATTTTGCCGGCGGCATTGCCGTTAACGCGCTGGGTCATGCACATCCTGCGTTACAACAGGCGCTGACTGAGCAAGCCGGTAAATTGTGGCATACCGGGAATGGCTACACCAATGAACCGATCCTGCGTCTTGCCAAACAGCTGATTGATGCCACTTTTGCCGACCGCGTGTTCTTTTGTAACTCCGGTGCTGAAGCGAATGAAGCGGCACTTAAGCTGGCGCGTAAAACGGCACACGATCGTTTCGGGGCCGAGAAAAATGGCATCGTGGCGTTTAAGAATGCCTTCCACGGCCGCACGCTGTTCACCGTGACTGCGGGTGGGCAGCCAGCTTACTCCCGTGATTTTTCTCCGCTGCCTCCGGCGATTGACCATGCTGTCTTTAACGATTTGGCGTCAGCGGCGGCGTTAATTAATGATCAAACTTGCGCGGTGATCGTCGAGCCTATCCAGGGTGAAGGTGGCGTGCTGCCTGCCGACCCTTCCTTCCTGCGCGGCCTGCGTGAACTGTGCGATAAACATCACGCGGTGCTGATCTTTGATGAGGTACAGAGCGGCGTAGGCCGTACCGGTTCGCTGTATGCCTACATGCACTACGGTGTGACGCCAGATGTGCTCACCACCGCTAAAGCGCTGGGTGGCGGCTTCCCGATTGGTGCCATGTTAACGCGCGAAGATTTGGCGCAGGTGATGGGCGTGGGTACGCATGGCACCACCTATGGCGGCAACCCGCTGGCCGGTGCCGTGGCGGGAAAAGTGATGGAGCTGATCAATCAGCCTGATTTCATGGCGGGCGTTGCCGAGCGTCATCAATGGTTTGTCGCCGCGCTGCAAGAGTTGAATCAGCGTCTGCCGGTATTTAAAGAAGTACGCGGCCTTGGCCTGTTAATTGGCGCGGTACTCAATGACGACTTCGCCGGTAAAGCCAAGCAGTTCAACCTTACTGCCGCCGAAGAGGGCGTAATGGTTCTGATTGCTGGCGCCAACGTGGTGCGCTTTGCGCCCGCGCTCAACATCAGCGAGCGTGAGGTGAAGGAAGGATTGGCACGCTTCGAACGTGCCTGTGAACGCGTGCTCAAAGGAGCCACATCATGA